The Longimicrobiaceae bacterium DNA window AGCGGGTCGGGAGATGCGGATCGGGTGGATGCTTCGCGGGAGACGGCGGGAGATGGGGGAAAGCCCGCGGGGGATCCCGATGCTCTGGGATCCCCCGCTGTCTTCCCCTGGAGAGGGAAACTTCGTGCTCTTGGATACTTCTACAGGTCCATGGTGCTCTGCGTTCCATCGGGCCGGCCGTTGGAGCCGCGCAGCCACTGCACGAGCTTCATCACCAGCCACACCAGCAGCACCAGCGGCAGCACCTTGAACAGGAGGACGCCGCCCAGAACGAAGGCCACGCCGAGCACCGCCGCCACCACCTTCAGCGCCACGACCGCGAGGATCACGACGACTGCCCACTTGATGATCGTTTCCAGAGTGTTGTTGCTGTCGCTCATCGGAGTGCTCCCGAGCAGGTTCGAATTCCAGGTGCCAACTTGCTTGGGAGTGCCTACGCGGCCCGCATCGCCGAAGTTTCAGCGGCGCGGCGCGGGCGTGGCGGAGCGGTGCGGCGGCGTCCATATTGTGCGGCGGGGCACGCCGTCCATCTCCCGAAAGAGCGCCGCCTGCATGAGCTTCCAGACCGGTCCGGCCCGCATCCGCATGGGCACGCAGGGGTGGAACTACCCCGGCTGGGTGGGCGCCTTCTACCCCGAGGGCACGCGCCCGGCCGACTTCCTGGGCACGTACGCCCGCGCCTTCGACACGGTGGAGGTCGACTCCACGTTCTACGCGATCCCGCCCGCCAAGACGGTGCGCGGCTGGGCGGATCGCACGCCGCCGGGCTTCACCTTCGCGCTGAAGATGCCGCAGGAGGTCACCCACGAGCGCCGCCTGGTGGACGCGGAGCCCGTGGTGGACGAGTTCACCGACCGCGCGCGCGAGCTGGGCGACAAGCTGGGACCCGTCCTGGTGCAGATGGGCCCGGACTTCGTGCCGGCCGAGATGCCGGCGCTGGAGCGCTTCCTGGCCCGCCTGCCGCGCGACATGCGCTTCGCGTTGGAGCTGCGGCACGCGCGGTGGGTGCGCCCGCAGGTGCTGCCCGACGTGCTGTCGCTGCTGGCCGAGCACGGCGTGGCGCTGGCGCTCAGCGACGGCCGCTGGATCCCGCGCGAGGTGATGACGGAGCTGGCCGGGCGCCCCACGGCGGAGTTCCACTACGTCCGGTGGATGGGCCCCAACCGCGACATCGTGGACTACTCGCGCGTGGTGGTGGACCGCACGGACGAGCTGGAGGGCTGGGCCACGGTGCTCCAGGGGCTGCCCGGGCGCGGCGTG harbors:
- a CDS encoding DUF72 domain-containing protein codes for the protein MSFQTGPARIRMGTQGWNYPGWVGAFYPEGTRPADFLGTYARAFDTVEVDSTFYAIPPAKTVRGWADRTPPGFTFALKMPQEVTHERRLVDAEPVVDEFTDRARELGDKLGPVLVQMGPDFVPAEMPALERFLARLPRDMRFALELRHARWVRPQVLPDVLSLLAEHGVALALSDGRWIPREVMTELAGRPTAEFHYVRWMGPNRDIVDYSRVVVDRTDELEGWATVLQGLPGRGVSVFGYVNNHYQGHSPASARQMQTLLGQAPVEPGRLSEQISLF